The DNA sequence AGGACGGGTCGGTCCAGTTCGTGTCGAACCCATCAGCGAACCCCTTCAGCTTCTTTATTTGAGAAATGCAGCGATTAAAACCTTCTATGAGGTAGTCAGCAGACTTAGCTTCTACAGCGGTTGTGAAGGCGGTAGACTTCATGAAATCTCGAGCTCCCTGTAACCGAGTGTCCGCCAAGGTCTTCTTATAGTCATCAGAACCCAGGTACTGGTCGCGACCTTGACTCCGGGCAACTTCGAGCTGGTGTTGATGCTCTTCAGAGGATAGATATTCCTCTCGACCAGCTACCCGACCCGCAGAGAAGCCTTCGGCCTTGGCCGACTCCACCGAAGACGCGACCTTCTGCCTGAGCTCTCTTAATTGAGCCTCTAGTTCGGACTTCTGAGCCTCGAGCTCGACCTTCTCTTTCTCACAGGTCACTAACTTCGAGCTCTTTTCCTCGAGCAGCTTGTCAGCGACCATCTTCTCATGTCGCCAGTAATTGCACTTCAAGGACAAATGATGTCCGAAAGCTGAGACCTACATACAGCAGCAGAGAATTAGCTAAGGCAAAAATGGAAGAAGTTGATGAAATTGGTAGAACACTACCTGTGCGAGGGAGTGAGCGAAGCTCTGCTCGACCCGAATATGCGACATGGGAGCGAGGAGAGCTTGATCGCGGGGCAGGATAGTGGACTTGTACAACTCCCAGGAGTCTTGGCCAACATGGGTCTTCAACACAGAACTTTGGCCTGAAATTGCCCAGTTCGGTATCAGCCTCTCACCCTCCATGGCAGCCGGACTGTATGAAGGCGATTGGAGGTCCATCTGGGTCTCTCTCCACCAGGCAGTCAACTCGTCAACTGCCTTCAGATTCTCGTTCTCCGCCGAAGAATCTGCCTTGGATTTCTTTTGGGAGGAAGGATTAGGTCGCGGGGAATTCCGCTTCCTCTTAGACGACTCTGAAGCGACCTGCTTCCCCTTGGATTTCTTCCGTATGAGTGGTTCAGGATCACTTTGCTCCTCGGAGTCCCTCGGCAAATGCTCAGGAGTGGGATCGTTGTCCCCACTGGCGACCTCGACGGGAGTCGCACCCGATGGACTCAGAGATCGAACTCCGTGCGACCTCGACGCATCTTTTGAAGGAGCAGATAGAGTATGCTGGGAGTCTGGTCCCGAAGGAGGAACTGCTCGCTTAGCCCTTTTCGCACGAACCATTCTTGCAATTCGAGCATCCATCACGACAGAATCTGCAAAGATACAAACCAGTCACCACTAAGTACCAAAAATTACGAACAGAGGAAGGTAAGAGATTGATCACCTAAAGAGCCCCGAGTTTGAATAGGTGCCGGACTGAGACCTGCGAGCTTCAGGGTATGCTCCGTCAAAAGCAATTTGGCTTGATATTGGTGCTGGGTGATAGTAATGATCAGGTCGTCATCTAACCCTACGCCGTGGATTTTGGGTTCGGGTTTAGTAGTTCGCCAATCACAAGGGAATGGCCAGACTTGGTTAGGAGGAGGTCgaaggaagaaaaatttgtCTTTCCAAGAGCCCACATTGGACTTTAGCTTGGTAACAAAGGAGCAGTTTGGTTTGGCAGTAAGATAGAAGAAACCCTGGTCGCCTGACCTCTTCGAGGTCGTAAACTTGTAAAGCGACCAGAAGCTATCGAAGTCGGGTTCAAGCTCGAAGTATTCCATTATGataataaaggataaaatatgGCAGATGGAATTGGGAGCTAGTTGCATGGGACCTATCTCCAACCTAGATAAAATTCTAGCAACGGTACGAGGAAGGGGAAAACGCAAGCCCGCAGCTAAATGTACAATAGAAATCGGACAACTACCGGGTGGAGGTCGATTCATGCGATCCGAGGGAGAAGGAAGAATAATTTCGTAATCTAGAGGAATATAATACCTCTCTCTAATCGCATCAGCTGTGAAGTATAAAGTGCTCTCAATGGTTAGCCAAGGTTTATCAGTTGGTTCGCCCTCGCTATGTTCAGGGGTCATCAGTGAGATCGCTATCTCCGGGTCGCTTCTACCTACGATAGGGGATCCTATCTGTTTTCTACGAGCCATGGGTATTTGTGAGGTCGCAGAGGAGCTGCCGGGACTACCCGAAGAACTAGCAGATGAACTACCCGAGGTACTCGATGAACTACCAGAGCTACTAGATGAACTACCAGATGAGCTACTAGAATTACTAGGCTTGGAAGACATAATATTAAAAGGAGGTCGCTCGGAAGTACCTGGCTAGAAGGCGGGTCGCAGCTGGAGGAGGCAGGTCGCGCGAGGAACGATTGAGATTGAGAACGAAGCAGAATTGCAGTCGAACCTccctgtatttataggggtaAATTTATGGAGATCCGTGTCGAAGACAACGGTCGGATGCCGAAAAGCAACGGTCGGATATCGAGATGGCGATGATGATCTAAGGGACGAGATCGATGGACCATTCGACTTTCCTTAGCGTGCTACTCACACTAAGAAAAGtaggggagtaatgatggggGTAAAACCCTATTTTCTCGTAAAAAGACAACTTTGCCCTTGATGGGGCCCAAAATCGCAAGTTTGCCAGCATGACCCGCGCCACTTTTACCGGGTCGGGTCGCGACCCGACCCGAAGACCTAGAACACGTGGCACGCGCGTAGCGGGTCGGCAGACCCCCTGGCTCTCTATATATACCTCCCAGTCAATGTATTAAAGGTACGTCGTCTCGACCGCATTTTACCTTCAGCTCGCTATTTTTCCCAGCGACCCCATATTTCGACCTCAACCGaacactgacttaagcatcggagggccttAGCTGGGGGCCACCCCAGCAAGCCTAACgatctgcttcttttctcagGGCCCAATCACTAGTCTGGGAGAGGAGCGACCTCGAACAGCTTGGGAGATCGAACCAAGGAGGTCGCGTAttttcgacccggatcaatTATGTTCTTTCATTATTGCAAATAACATATGGAACAATACTTATTCACCTTTTCAGAAAATTGAAGAACAAAAGGCTcgaatttttagagaaaatcgagaataaagagaaaattagtttttatttaatctaaataaatccaaaaattttaattgcaaaaaaatatatattcagaCATTTGACCTAAAGCCAACACCAACATGTGTGAGGTAACTCCATGACACTTCAAACATTTATCGAATATGTATAAGGAgtttatttaactaataaattattaatataaaacaaaaataagtgtGAAAACACTCACCCCATATCGtctttatatatacatcatgACCCAAAATCTACCTATCATATTCATATGTGGGATAACATCACTTCTCATTTTTCTACTCAATCTAATCTATTGATTTCACTATGAATTGACATCCACATTTTagactgatttattgcaaattaacAACATTAACATGCGGATGACAGCGGTGGGTGCCCCACAAGCCAACTCAAATGAGGTGCTAAGTACTAGTAGCTAGGCCACCAAGGGTCTAGGGACCTTGGAAGCTTTGGTCGAGTGGATGTCAATACTTACATGATACCTACGATATTCCAACAATTAATTCCGGATATTTTATCATTCCTCAAGCTTAATAGCATagatttagaaatatataagtcgaaaatatttttattttttgcacaaaaatcaacaatttttttttacttttttggaaacattgaaagttgaaaataaatgtgtaaacaaaatcaaacagcccattaaatttttattttcgtaATAACTTGAACGTCGGAACacaacaatatattttttgcaagttcttgtttcaaaatttgtaaaatcaaAACCTCTAACGAGCAATATCTTGCTCGCATCAActtaaataagttaattgggatcaaaagttataaacatttttgttaatgtttataacttattaatcaaattataaatattaaattatttcaaatactCCTACTtcagttcttttctttttttttcttttttttttttaaattttgaaacacTATACACTTTTAGCTTAATTTAACTTACAactttctttataatttattttcactaaaataatatataatatgtttaaaattctttaaataaatttagccaaatattttcttaattaagtCTGTTTGATTGGgctcataatttatttagccCATTAAATGCTTTGGTATGCGTTTCAATATGTGTTTGTGATGATAAATTGATTCTAGGGGTTGTTTGGGCCATGAGATCTGAAAGCAAAAACGTTGTTGTATTATGACTGAGAGCCCATCAGCCCCATTTACATTAAGATTAATACAACAAACAGGGCGCAAGAAGAGCAAACATGGCCGACTTCACTGGCGGGAAGGAACTGAAAAAACGACGGTGAAATTTTGGGTTGCCGCCAATGAAATTTCAGTCCCTCCAAATATTCAATCCCAATTCCGAAATAGTTGGAGGGTTGTTGTTCTGTTTTGCCCTAAATATTTGAAGCTTGTCTGAAACCCGCCATCCGGTCCACCGCCTAGTATAAAATTCAAAGGGAaagcaaaaaaggaaaatagaaaaagaaataagtacACACCATACTCTGAAAACCCTGTGCGGAATTCAGGAATTTCCGGGAGTTATGGCGGTAGATGCAGCTGTAGGGAATGTTATTCTTTCTTCGCCGGCAAAGGGGGATAAATCCCCCGGAGTCGGGGTTGTTGGTGGCCGGATTCATGATCCTGCCAATGGCAGGACTTGCCATCAGGTATTTCGTCACCCCCCAGAGAAAACCTTCTGTTGTGGTTTTGGTATCTTGTTCAAGTGAAAgttgatgttttctttttatgatctGTTAGATTCTTTGTTGAATCCCTTGTCTATTTGTGTTAGTTGGTGATGTGAATCaagatggaattaattttcagaTCCAAAAATTGAGAGAGAAAACGAGAGAAAGAGATTCGCAGAATAGAAGGAGAGAATGAAGAGAAccaaatatatgaataataatgtgattagttaaattaaaaataatgaatagtgtaattattaaataacaaattatagttatatttttatttatggaactgaaaataaacaaaagatatgaaaatttgaaagtagaaatatttgtaggaaaattaaatataaagcaAATATAGAAGTAATTGTTTGTCTGTGATGCAGTTCATTATATTGCAATCAAAGAGCAAAGTTTGAACTAAATACTGAACTtgtttcaaaatgaaaattgaatacaTATACCAAAATTTGGTTCAATTCTGGTGTGTGGTGGATTTTGGGTTCATTTTGCGTTGATTTGCTTGCCAAATGTGTGTTACGCTAACCTTGTGTGTAAATGATTATGTGTGGAGGTGAAAGCTCTATGGAGCAGTGGCCATTGACCTAATTAGATGTAAGCTATGGAAACAATGATACATTGACTCTCATAAAATGTGGTGATTAACTCACCATTTCCTCTCATTTGTCCTAAGGCAACTAGTGTTGATTGTTGTACCTTGATCTTTACTAGATTCTCTTTCATGACCTCTGACATGCATAATGGAATACTTCTCTTAGGAGAATTTTGCTAATTGTATAAACTTTCTAGATCCAGTTACCTGAATTATTTCCACTTTTTCTCACGTTTAAATTCAATGGTTTGAAGTGTCGTCAGAAAATCAAGGATTCTGTGGCAGTCTGCAAGAACCAGAGGAATAATAAACCATGTACCATTAAGCTATGCCGTAGATGCCTTTTGAACAGGTTATAGTGGTGGTctgtttataaaatattgtttgaATAATCTCAAGTCCTTACTGTATCATGCTTCCAAATCAGGTATGGGGAGAAGGTGGAGGAAGTAGCTGCTTTAGGGGAGTGGAGTTGTCCAAAGTGCAGGGGCATTTGCAACTGCAGTGTTTGCATGTGAGTCTTCTGACTTATTTCCCCAATGATTTTCTGGTATTTTCATGGTTTCATGATTATGCAAATTTAGGAAGAAAAGAGGTCATCAACCCACTGGTATACTCATCACTACAGCAAAGGAAACTGGATTTTCTTCTGTTTCCGAAATGCTGCTTAAAGGGGCACAGTTTTTCAATCATGAAAAAGTTGGTGCAGACATGGTTGCTTCTTTTAAAAAGGTAGGCACCTTAATCATGTTGTACAGCACCGCTTGTTTCATAGTGGACATGCATTACTGTAggtatttttttggtaatcatctcatgtatttttattcttatgcTCTGCTTCTGAAATTGACAGGACGTTGTCTTTTCACCCAGAAAGAGGGGGAAGGAAAATTCTTTTAACGGCAAAGTAGATGCGAATTTACCCAATTCTGTTGACAAGGATTCCAAGAAAGTTAAGGGGGTGCTCAATGGCAATTTGGAGGATAATACCTCTTCCGAGGTTATTAATCAGGACGTTGATAGGGAAGAAAGAGAGCAGGAAGGGCTTGAGGATATCCATGACAATAGTAGGAATGCTGGTGTTTTATCTAATGAAACTGGTTCATGTGTCTCTGAgaagagaacaaaaaaaaagaagcgtAAAAGATTGGGTGAAATGGGCAATAGTAAAAACGATCAAGAGAATTTGGAGGAGAAAAAACCTAAAAAGTCGAGGAGGGATGGGTTAGAGGAGAATGATGATAGCAACAAGAAGGATCTCACTTTAGCAAGGGGTACTAGACCAAGACAGTTGAAAGTTTCTGACAAAATGTCCAACCAAGAGGCAGTCAATAATGGAAGTGAACTTGTAGAAAATGCAAAAGGTGGGATCACTTTTACCAGATTGGATAGGTTAGGGACCTTTGAAAATGATAagggaaaagaagaagagggtAGCAATACTGCAAATACTAAGAATTTCTTGAAGCACCAAACTGCTGATATTCCATTACCAGTGGGAACAGAGTTGACAAGTGTGGCTGGAATTGATGTACGTGCAGAAGATGCTGGCAATGCCTTGCAGTTCTTAGAATTCTGTTCTGTTTTTGGAAAGGCaagtgatttttattatatcgTAACTGGTAATGGTCATCTTGTTTAATGTAGTTGGAACTAGGCTTACACTGTTGTGTTTTATCTGGTTTTAAGATCATGTTGATGTTATGTGATGGCGTCTACTATAATCAATCAGATATAACTTGCTTTTGGTTGAATTGATTTGTCAAATTGAGTTATTACTGCTGGTATAGTGTTGCTTTACtgtatttcttgttttgtttgacTTAGTTCATGAATTGTCTCCTAGGTAGTGTTGTACTTAGCTGGATGTTCATCATTATGCATACTAACTCAGTTGTTCTGAATGCTTGCATGCTATCATTATATGAAGCTGTGATTTCTAGTTTACTTGCTCAAGTTATATAACCATCAACTAGTTTTCATGCCTTTAGTAGTTCCTCTATTCTAAGTATTTCTTGGCTAGTAATTGCTGTGGCCAAATAACATTAGTCTGTTCTTTTAATCAATGAGCTTTCATGAGTTTGCTTCCTCTGTATACCCAATAACATTTATGATCTGAAACCCAATACTTTAACCAATATGGTTTTCATTAATCTTTACCTTTGTCTTTTGGCTAATAATCGACAGATCCTGCATGTGAGAAAAGGGCAACCAGAATATGTTCTTCAAGACTTATTGCATGGGAGAACTGCACGCCGAGGAAAATTTTCTCTGACTGTCCAGTTTCACATGCATCTGCTATCTGTACTACAGACTGAAGGAGACGAGTATGACCTCTACCCAGTAAATTGGCAAGCGAATGTTTCCTCTCTCTGGAATAACCTGTTTCTCCTTTCCATGTAGATGTGCAACACTAAGTCCGACATATGGGAAAAACTCATGGTTCAATATGCTCAAGAAATGCTTGTCTGGGGCTCAAAGTGTTCTTAAAGCACTGGGGTTGGATTCTTTACAGAATGCAGTTGATTATGAGACTTTAGATGCTTCAGAAAAGCTTAGAGTCTTAAATCTTCTATGTGATGAAGTTCTTAGAACTAAGTTAGTTCCTTTTACATTCCAAGCTTTActtagttctttttttattttctcccatGAGTTCTCTTCTCCAGTTTTTATtggtttatttttctcatgCACAGAAAGATGAGGAATTGGATAGAAGACCAAAACACAGAACTTGCTGAAAAGGTGAAGGAAGCTAAACAAAAGGTTCTTGCTGCACAAGACAAGGTATCCTTGCAGCATAACTATGGCTGTATTTGTGCTAAAGTTTATCATGTTTTCCTCCCATCTTTTAAGTTATTCTCCATGCAGGAGAAGAGTTTGAAGCAGAAGATGAAAGATGACATTGCCAAAGCAATTATTGCTAAGGATGGTGCTCCTCTTTCAATTTCTGAGCATGAAGCCGTTGTCTCCCATATTAAATCTGAGGCAGCTGAAGCTCATGCCGAGGTGCTTGAGTCAAAGAGCATGCTCCTGAACGGTAAGTTATGGACCACTTGATGAAGGTTGACAATTCCATTTTCAGGGTCTGTTGAATGTGACTATTCCAATTTCCAAGGGCCTCGTTAcctttttgattttgttagtAGTATGCCTAAGGTCTTATTCACAAACCGTTTTGACCTTCGATTTGaatttctaatattatattccaTTCTTTATGTTAAATAAGATTAGCCAAATAAATGGTTGTCCTGACTTTATGTCTAAATAAAACAGTAGTAACATCACCGCTGCAATTTTGGACTTTCTGAAAGTTAACTCTCTCATCTTCTGGTTTATCCTCAACCTTAATGATTGTATCAGAATCACTTTCTATCTTTAGGGTCCAAAAGATTGTTAAAACCTTTACTAATTGAAAGTCAAAATCCCGAGGAGTCTCATCTATTCAATTCTACTGTGCATCATAATGTGAGCCTCAACGATCACCTTGAAATGATTTCTCCAACTCCATTTTCAGCTGCCAACAAGTATATAGCTACCATAAATCATCTGGTGTTTAATTTGCAGGAAATCAGACATCTGATGCTGTAAGAATACAGCCTGTCTTTGTGGGGCATGGGGGTCATGTTTACTGGAAATTGAGCTGTTCTGGAAAAACTGACGTGCTGCATCAAAGTAAGTGATGTGGCATGTGTTTCATTCTTTTGGTACTGATTGGTGTATAAATTACCTTATTTCCTCTTGGACAAATAGGTGTTGGAAAAGGGGATGCTCTCACCTTAGATGAAAAATGGTTTTCTCTCGATGCTGATGCAAAAGAAACGATTGAGAAGCATATTAATTCCTTAAGGTAAGCAATCTTCTCCTTAGAGGCAATTTCTGCATACAGTTAGAATTTGTTCCAGTGAGGTATAGGCAGAAAGTCAGTTGTTGCTCAAGGATctgcttttatttttgcattaagTGTTATAAATTGGAAACTGACGTCAACTACATCAAGGGCGGCagcaacaaaaatttcattaattttaatggatGGAAATTTAATCAAGGACTTATCTTGATGCTGACCCTTACTCCCACTTAGAATAATTTCTTGCTTCTAGTTGCGTTTTGAGGTTATAATCTCTATCTCCTTTCTGTCCTTAAGTCTGTTGGAAGCGAACACATGCCTTCCTGTTTTATCATTTCTACTACTGGACACTGATCTTGTAAGGCTAAAGCTTCATTAATTTCTTTGGATTGCAGGGGAAAGAAGCTAAGGGTCTGAAGGTCCCTGTTAATTTTGGGTCCTGAACAGAATCTGGTGCTGTGCCAGTAGCTCGTGGACCTGCTAAATTGCATGTTAATGCCGCGGGGATAGGCTGCTAATATGTTTATACCTGAATCAGATCATTAaagatgtattttttttgggcaCATTCAGTCCATTTTCTTATGTATAATTTCCTGGAAAGACTTGCTTTTCTTGCAGGCAACATTCATGTATTAgataatatgatataaatgaacaaatacaTAGTTTTCCTTGTAATGAAATCCATTTCTTGCCAAAATCTGCAATGTGcacatttatttgtttatcttCAGTATAATTTTACTTCACGGCacttacataaataaaacttcACATTTTGATACAATAATTTCGGGGATAAATGCAAGTTACCCTTGCGATATTGGATATTTGCAAAATACCtcttctagaaaaaaaaaatttactttcttgtgtcttttaaaataaattaatttattttcttagagAGTAGGGTGGTGTAGTGCATGTGCATTGCAAGTTCCTCCCTATTGAGATTTAtcctttcttaaaatttgatgtaattaaagttttatggtttggaaaattattttgtatttttgagttttgtaTTTGTCTAACAATAAGTTCCTCCgtcagtcaaaatttattaacaaaaaattgaacgaTAATTAATATGTACTCTTAATTGACGTATtgtaggttaaataatttttttcgaactaatattaacgcgtgaagataCAATGATAATTggattatataaaaatttatttaattttatataaattagtaataagttaattatgaaataatatttttttttctgatttttttgttaatatcaacaaatttgataaattttaactaatgaaaaaaattatttattagacaaatttttttttaaaggtgTCAGATGTAATTGCCTAAATCTTGGTTGCTCGCCCCTGTCGTTGCCGATGGCCCTTTTCGCCTCCCAACCGCCCTCTCTCTcttatatacattaaatatatttttaattaaaatttatataaatatatattatataaatcttaaatttaatcaaattcaataatttttaaataaaattataaatataattttataactaaaaattaaaaaaatgtaaataaagaaaaagtgcTTGAATTGCCACGAAATCAcattaaaaagttaattactttattttataaaatagaaaaaaataatttgaatttttttcccacataaacataatttatttatttttgatatcaCAGggatatattacattaaacccCATATTTTTGTGGTATTCCTCAATAAAAAACTAAGCGTTCTGTATATTTgataacccaaaaaaaacaGGGGAGAAactaaaaagaatttcatacCGTCACCTTTGCTGCTGctatattattaagaaaataggCTATACAATCGGGTCATATAGATATACGAAATCCCTTGAGAATATATTCAGTTTCCCACAGAAGACTTGTAGAATTTCCATGTCTATGATGCTGTGTTCGAAATTAGCCTGACCTCGTATAAATTTTGGCCTCCTCCCACTGCATCCACAACCTCATGGATGTTAGTCTCAAACTCCATCCCTTACAATTGAATTCTTAATGctcaaattattgaaaatctACACCATGCAACAACGTTACATAGCTTACCAATTTCAGCTGTGATCCCCGGCCCaaagaaagaagcaaattTTGCCTAGAAATGCAAacattaaaatacaattagcAAGTAGAAAAGCGGCAGGGTGCTTGCCAGAACAAAAAGCAGATGCCAATAGCATGTATAACAATAACATggatatgagaaaattaattaacagaTATAACAATTCTATACTTTGGACTAGACAGTAACCTCACCTGTCTTTGTTCAAAATCTGACAACTCCAGGGCTTTTGCCTCAAATACCAATACCAGACAGTATTTACCATCCTCAGTAACCTCCAAAACatacaaataattcataagattAGCATAAGAAAAACTACTGAATTTAAATAAGCATAATCATAATATTAGTGAGAAACAAAGAGATCAAAAGGGCAGAAGAGATGTATAAATGTAAGGGATCACAACAACAGTAAGCTAAGCTCAATAAAGAAGACTGAAGATGGTGATAAAATGATTCGAAAAAAGAGCAGGCACATACTTCTTCCCGGATCATTTGTAGAGTAGGAGCGTTCCTTCGGGGAATACCTCCACCCTACAAGAATAGTAACAGCGGAAATTCTATGTCAGTTATCTCGAGGCAAAGTTAAATGAGCAAAGCATAATGCTCATCCTTGTGAATGTAGAAGGCCTTCTTATCACCTCAACTCTGTGCTATTATTCATTTCCTTTTCCCACCGTTTTGTACATTGAAATTAAACCAGCTTCAAGCAATAAGAAGACCTTGATATCAGATGTAATGCTTGGTTGAACTTAATCATGCAGTAGTTTTCTTGGCGCTGTCAATTATGTTTACGGTCAAATTAGTCTTGATTATAACTGTTAAGGTCCTTGGTCCAACGCAACAAGGTCCCTAGTCCGTGTCTTCCACAGCACAAGAGTTAAATTGTGCATGAATAGGAAGATTCAAGAAGAGGACCAGTTGACTACCTGGCCATATTGGAAAATTCGCTTTAATGCTTCATCCAGATGCTGCTCATCCCCGTAACGGTATCTTGTAACATCACTTCTGACCTAACAAATAAGACAAAATGTCATTCCTGGGCAAAACAAGGCTGGTGGCCACTgcttataacaaaatatacatttatagtTGATATAGCAGCAGCATGTTACATGAAAAAAGAAGGAAGGTTCAAAATCTTAACATCAGTTTAAGTACAGAATGCCAAAGGAGGAAGCTAGGAAAATGGAATGTCTTGCATGACAAAGAAAAGTTGAGGGAGACCTTTAGGAGATTATCATTGGTGTTTCAAGTAGGAGAATCAATCACTAGAGTCAAGAAGGTATTatgaaaatcaacaaaatatcCTCGGGAAGGAACAGTTTCAACCACATAACTCTATGATTACTCATATCCTAAGTCCAAAACCAGAAGTTTCACATCCTCGTGACTGATTCACATAACGTCTTGTTACTGTATCCACCCTGACTTCCTTCTGAACTAAAGCTTACAAACACTCATGTCCATTTAATAAAGGAAGAGAGCAGGAAGCAATAGGTTCATAGAAGCAAACCAAGCCAGCatgtaagaaaattaggaCATCTAAGATGGGTTTGTTCAATAATCCCAAATAAATGTGCAAGTTTTCGATTGCAACAACTCCACAGCAATCATGGTGGAGCACGAAGCTGAATCTCACTGTGAAGCTGA is a window from the Sesamum indicum cultivar Zhongzhi No. 13 linkage group LG15, S_indicum_v1.0, whole genome shotgun sequence genome containing:
- the LOC105177954 gene encoding uncharacterized protein LOC105177954 — its product is MAVDAAVGNVILSSPAKGDKSPGVGVVGGRIHDPANGRTCHQCRQKIKDSVAVCKNQRNNKPCTIKLCRRCLLNRYGEKVEEVAALGEWSCPKCRGICNCSVCMKKRGHQPTGILITTAKETGFSSVSEMLLKGAQFFNHEKVGADMVASFKKDVVFSPRKRGKENSFNGKVDANLPNSVDKDSKKVKGVLNGNLEDNTSSEVINQDVDREEREQEGLEDIHDNSRNAGVLSNETGSCVSEKRTKKKKRKRLGEMGNSKNDQENLEEKKPKKSRRDGLEENDDSNKKDLTLARGTRPRQLKVSDKMSNQEAVNNGSELVENAKGGITFTRLDRLGTFENDKGKEEEGSNTANTKNFLKHQTADIPLPVGTELTSVAGIDVRAEDAGNALQFLEFCSVFGKILHVRKGQPEYVLQDLLHGRTARRGKFSLTVQFHMHLLSVLQTEGDECATLSPTYGKNSWFNMLKKCLSGAQSVLKALGLDSLQNAVDYETLDASEKLRVLNLLCDEVLRTKKMRNWIEDQNTELAEKVKEAKQKVLAAQDKEKSLKQKMKDDIAKAIIAKDGAPLSISEHEAVVSHIKSEAAEAHAEVLESKSMLLNGNQTSDAVRIQPVFVGHGGHVYWKLSCSGKTDVLHQSVGKGDALTLDEKWFSLDADAKETIEKHINSLRGKKLRV